A portion of the Ricinus communis isolate WT05 ecotype wild-type chromosome 10, ASM1957865v1, whole genome shotgun sequence genome contains these proteins:
- the LOC8280485 gene encoding NAC domain-containing protein 62, producing MTPPDGGILHRPTDKELAYILLWKTFLGYDDPRVPVLNLYDYEPWELPQHGVKTDDREWCIICPRQGERGNRLTEEGYWKVTGNEHKIKDGQEEIGTKRILIFYRGRTPNGKLTGWKMHQYSAALNMFSPNQQGIFVLCKIIDKSNGSEGNMPNYYEDELSSSMTVSGAYQIPTYSSFEYGGISQSMNSENKARDAATLQQVDAELEPYLETSNGWGEQNPSFHSASEWEMQAEQRLYNVFIGDFQFLSEPETDQW from the exons ATGACACCACCTGATGGAGGAATATTACATCGTCCAACTGACAAGGAGTTGGCATACATTTTGCTGTGGAAGACTTTTCTTGGCTATGATGACCCAAGAGTCCCAGTGCTGAATCTGTATGATTATGAGCCCTGGGAATTACCTC AGCACGGGGTGAAAACGGATGACCGAGAATGGTGCATCATATGTCCGCGACAGGGAGAACGGGGAAACAGGTTAACAGAAGAAGGATATTGGAAAGTCACTGGTAACGAACACAAAATTAAGGATGGACAGGAAGAGATTGGTACAAAAAGAATCTTGATTTTCTATCGAGGTCGTACTCCCAATGGGAAACTGACCGGGTGGAAGATGCACCAATATAGTGCAGCTCTTAATATGTTTTCCCCAAACCAACAG GGGATTTTTGTTCTCTGTAAGATAATCGACAAATCGAATGGAAGTGAAGGTAACATGCCAAACTATTATGAGGATGAACTGAGTAGCAGTATGACAGTTTCTGGTGCGTATCAGATCCCTACCTATTCAAGCTTTGAGTATGGTGGAATAAGTCAGTCTATGAATTCTGAGAATAAAGCAAGAGATGCTGCAACTCTACAACAG GTTGATGCTGAACTAGAGCCATATCTGGAAACATCCAATGGCTGGGGTGAGCAGAATCCTAGCTTTCATTCTGCATCAGAATGGGAAATGCAAGCAGAGCAACGCCTCTATAATGTTTTTATTGGCGATTTTCAGTTCTTATCCGAGCCGGAAACAGATCAGTGGTAG